The following is a genomic window from Homalodisca vitripennis isolate AUS2020 chromosome 5, UT_GWSS_2.1, whole genome shotgun sequence.
aaaaGTAGTCTATTAAAACTTGACATTTAggcataaaatttatttcaaattttacttcCTTTTTGCAAAAAAATCACACACGAACACTGCGTTTCCTACGTCAGCACAGTTAAAATGTGACCACCGTGAACACGCTTTGCAGCGGATCCAATCTTCTCCGTTTCTCTCCTCTGAAAACAAACCAGTGCAGTATAAACATTCTGCATCGCCCTCTTCGTAATCATCATCCGCAGAATCGTCAGCAAAAACAATCTGCTCCTCATCGTCAGATTCGCTTGAAGAATCCCACAGCTTGCGAAAAACTTTCTTCTTCATAGGCCTATCTCCCTTAGGTCTAATAGCACTTTTTCACCGGTTTccttgtaactttttttattgtcTTCTAACGTTATCACACTTTCCTTCTTCACTTTTCTGATCGGATGTTTCTTCTTGTCATTTTTCTTTGTTTCAGTCTTCGCTAATCCAACTTTCTTTTAAGATTTTTAGTTTCTATTTGGATTCTTTTTCCAACTTCTTCCTTTTCTCGTCTTCAACAGATTTTTTATGTGGAGTGCTGGTTATTATTTCTGCTACCTGACTGCGAGAATGTTTTTTTAGGTCTTGCTCACTCATTTTTGGAATTGGAGAAATGTCTGACGCCCTGACCATTGCGATAGGCGAAGGTTCACTTTGCATATTTACATATTCCCTTTGTACACTTGTAGAACTATTGCTGCATGAAGGCAAAAGTGGATCAATCGAGTGGACTTCAATAGATCTATTAAGATCCTGATTCGGAACTTGATTGGTGGTGTTTGTACTTGCCGATTACAAAATGCGGAAAGTCTTGTTCTCCAAAAATGTGCTTGTTGATTGAGTAAAGACCGCTGTTTTTGAAACCATTAGCAGCATTCTGAGCAGTCGCATCTTTTAAATATGTGTTACCAAAAAGTTCCCCTACTTGATAAATAGTTACCACCCTTCCAACATTTCCCCTAAGCCAGGTTTCAATTTCTTTGGCATAGAATGTTTTTAGGGGTTTCATGAAAGCAACGTCTAGTGGTTGCATTCTATGAGAGCTATGTGGGGGAAGGCTCACAATTGTGACGTTGTTGTCTTGGGCTGTAGTGATGACATCTAGGTTTCTGGTGTGAGTAGTGTGACCATCAAGCACCAGTAAAACTGGATCGTCTGCAGTTGGTTTCACGTGGCTGATAAAATGTTGCATCCAACGTGTGAATATTTCAGATTGAATCCACCCTGAAGGATGACAATCGTTCAATGACCCAGGTGGAGTTCCATTCAAAAGCTCAAGCTTCATATTTTTTCTTGGGAAAATAGTTAAAGGTGGGATGTAGTGTCCTGTTGGGCTCATACATGTCACAACCGTTATGAGTGCGCCTCTCTCAGCAGATTGAAGGAAAGCTACTCGTCTTTTCCCTTTTAATGCAACTACTTTCGTATGTTTGCTTTGCACTATAGTTATACCCGTCTCGTCACAATTATACAAGCGAGCCGGATTGTTcttgattttttcaaaactaGGCTCATACAAGTCAAAGAATCGTTTAACATCATTCGGGTTAAAACCCTTTGCTCTTGCCAAGGAAATTCCTTGCGGTTGCCTTACGGACAACTgtggatttcttttgaaaacattcTTTAACCACTTCCATCCAGCTTTTTCATTCTTCTTTGAAAACGAAGTATTAATGTTGTTTCTTACGGCTAGTTGGTATGCCATTGACGTAACATCCTTAACGCTTAGTCCATAGAATCGTCCCtccataattttacaatattcgaCAAGATCTGTCTCTAGAACTTCAGAAAGGGCTCGTTGTCTTCCAATAGGCttgactttttttattgttttcggCTAACTTTACATATCTTTCTAGTGTTGTTTGCGGAACATTATATATTATGGCTACTTTAAAGCTTCCCATTTAATTTTTCCTCACCACGTCCACTGCTTCTTTCATCCTTTCTTCGTCCCATATCTTACGAGGAGCCATCTGAAAACGAAATCcccttaatttagttttattttaataactactcAATTTGGGGCTCCCCAAATTAGGAGCATCATACCTCCCAAAATAAGGAACATCGAACCTCCCCAAATTAGGAAAAACCACGTTGCACCATTCTAACCTAAAAACTGCTTTCTGAACGTAGATGAAACTAAATACAGTTATAAGATGTAATACGCCTAATCATGCTCTACAATATTGTATCATTAAAAACGCAAAAAGTCTTACCTTTTGTTCTCCAGATCCACTATATagcttgtaaaataaaacttttacaccGCACTAATACTTGTTGATGTTATATCAAACAACCACTTTTTGACTACCGCAGTCTCTCTAGCGGGGTGTTAAGATACTATAATAAGCAATAGTTCTGGCTCACTCCGCTAGGTTTCAGCACGTCCTTAGCTAAGGAATTCTACTTCCCCAAATTAGGCTATCTCCCCAAATAAGGCGCACTTACCCTATAGCCTATTTTTTTGGAGAGAAACTCGAAAAAAATACACAAGGTTTAGCGTAATGCCCCAGTGCAGTAGTCATAGTTGCGTAAGAGTTATCGAGTCCAATTAACTTAATTCAGCAGTTGAAATATATGATCCGAAATAACTTTAAGCTCTGAAAATACACTTGCGCAAAGTATCAgggttatttattgatattatgcTGCATAGTGAAAATACTCCTGAAGCATTCATTACTtagttttataatcataaattaattcaatattaggcatttaatttttttttttttaatttctagttCATACAGATACAAAGCGACTTATAGTGGCCAATACCAGTAATAGAAAGTGGTACCCTAACAATAGACCTACTCTGTCTATATGAGATATATTACAGTTTTCTATGCGTAAAGTAACATTGAATGTATATCTATTACAATGAAATGTAGCTTGACACTCTCCtaaatattataagaagatttttcatttaaaattttaattcgatAACAAAATGTGTTTCGCGATATCCTGTGGCAGTCTGACTTCGGCCAAGCAATtatacgctcagccaaattccatgtagagacatgcaccaccattgaaCTCTAACctacctatatagaaattaaaaaatatgaaaaaacttaaattcaattttttcttgACACATGCCAGAGAAGACAAGATGCCAAGATGGACAAAGAGACAGAGGTGAAATTTTCAGTCTACTAAATAATGCGTTCGCTAACTATGAGCAAATAAAAAGTCGAACATGCACTATTAATCTATCTCAATGAATCAAAAGTATCATTATACCATAGAAAGACTTTCATTAAACGAGAACACTTATTATTGCAGGTTTCAGAGTTGTTCCACAAAAATGACCCGAAAAACAATCCTTCTGAGAAGTCTTCTTCACGTGTCGACCTTAACACCCTGGGAAACGAAGAAGAGGCTTACAACCCCATCAGAGATGCAGATCCCCAAGCGGTCGCCAACTTTGCAGTGCAGCCAGAAACTGAAGAGTTGAATCGAAACCCGTCCCCACTGTACGTTCAACAAGAGCCGCCCAAAATTGTGAATAAACCTCGCCCCAACGAGTTCGGGTATTCTGTCATCGTTCTAGCCGGGGATCCCGTAAATCTTCCCATCAAGGTTTTGAGCAAAGGAATGCAAGAGGACCAAGATACGCCGGGGAAAGAAGACTTGGAGGATAAAAGTGAGGAAAAGGCAAATTGTTACAAAAATCCTGAAGAGGGATCAATTCCAAAGGAAAAGACATTCGAGGAGGAGATGCGAGTTCCTAAACAGTATAACGTAAAGACTGAATTTCCGGTTTACGATGAGGATTTCAGTTTTATCCCTGATCCCTTCCAAGGAATCCTGGATGAGAATTATTTAAAGGAACATGGGACACAGAGTGATTTCACTCTGCAGAAAGAAGAAATTCAACGATTCCAACCACATGCAGTTTACGTAAGGAGTAACGAAGCCCAAGATCAAAAGGAGGCTAGAGGAAGTGATTCCCAGTGCGGATCATGGAAAAATAATATGACAGCTGCTGTAACGAGATAGAAGACAAGATTAAACTTCAATTGTTGTCGTACTTACTTAAACGCAAGAAGAGAAGCGTAAGCTTTATCTTGTGTTAAGATATGTTAGAATTTTCCAAAAAGAATTGCCATCCAATTGCACTTAGTTACTGGAAAATTGAAGTCCATCacattactaatacattttacatcaattttataatcaattaaaatacatacacgATTTTATTACATAGGAAAGACAATTACTCCATGATTTCAAATTTGCTTATTGTATACCGAAAcgtaatgaaaattttatatttaagtaaaattataatttatcttaacgtgattattataaataaatatattatttagtctaaatgtaataaaaagtcaATACGATTATTTATTGATTCTATAGTTTTGATGTCTTTAACACTgggttttaattaaagttttaaggaATACTCTAATTTGGTATACCACTCATTTAACATTCCATTCATCACAAAATTATTTACGAGTAGaagatcagataaaaaaaaatagtcaatacaataaaaagacgttctatattatattattcatataaactCCATCGTGGTTGATTGAATGTAACCAATTCTCTAAAAATACCAAATAACAACagattttataaacagtttcagCAATATAACACGTACTGAGCAGTGAAATCTGTGGCAGCCGATGAAAACCGAAACTAACCATTTAACCAAAGAACAATGGATACTGTTGCATTTAGTACCGATTTTGGTCGTCTGGTACCcgatgtttttattgtttatcttttATTGTGTCAATGAATTATTagttaacagttttaaacaacTGTAGTGTTTTTTTACGAATTCATTGTTTGTTTGTCGATATCTTTACCACAGTCTAGTTGACTAAATAATACAACGTAGTTTCCATTATATTACCACTAAATTCAAGTTTTGAGAAACCGGTTtgcaactttttttaattctagtTTGGGCCAGGGGCAAGGAATATAATATTAgggatataataaaaaaattgattttatgttttttattcaaattatagtccaaatttactttataatatcaTTTTTCTTTCGGATTTTAGTTACAGAGCCAATataacgattaaaaaaaattcaattatgttAGTCTGTAATAGTCTCTGAAAAAAGGTACATACGTAAACGCTGGCGAGATAGAAGAAAGCGACCCCCTTTAATAAGACTTATTCTACTATTATActgaagaaaatgtaataaaatgaggaattattagaatataaaataaattacttacaattattatatgatataattatcACATTGTGtacttatttacaatttacaaaataaaaataaatccatgaACAATTGTCACCAGTACTTGACTGAATGACACACGAAATCAATCAATGACGAATGAAATGCAGCTGGAACGACGAGACATACCTGAGTGTGCCGCTGGATCGTAATTGACGCCTATTCCGAAAGAAGGGCACATAGGCCTATGTGCCCTTTTTCCGGAAATCAACTCAAACGATCCACCATGTTGCCTAGTATatccataaaaaattacatgttgaTATCCCAACAGTTGGCTCCCTGGTATATGTTTTTACACGAGTGTGTACAGCTGTTTTTAGACAATCCATTGCCATTGTTCATATGTTCAACGTAACCTTAGTTTCCATCACATTTACTTGGTTCTTATAGTGTTCTAGGTTATGTTTATTGTAGTGTGATCATGGAAAGTCCTAGTGAAGCACAGTGTAAACGTAGAAAAGTATTTTATAGTACTACTAATTTGAAATTTGAGGAAGCCAAAAATAAGCGGGTTCGTGGAGAAACGTACACAAACTCTCGTAATGTTCAAGTGCCATCAAAAGTTTTTACTGCAGTTGATAGTTGTTTTAAAGAATAGTGTTTTGAGAACTTTTCCATAGTGTCTCAACGCAGCCAGTTTGATTCGTTCTATGGTGGGCAAAATAAGTCCCTTCAAGATTATTTCTTGGCATCGCTTTTGAAAAAGTGTGAAAGTACAAAGGTTAATGCTGACCAGAAGAAGCCCAGACTACACACATGGGAATATTGTGTCAAAGATGGTGGTATGTCTACTAAGGTGTGTCAAAAGTGTATTCTTAGTCTGTTTAATATATCTGTAAAGCGCATACGGGTCATTCAGCGGAAGTTGATAGAAGATGTTGAATTTCAAGAGAAGCGAGGATCACATGAAAACCGTTCACACAAGTTAAATGGTAACGTGCTAAATTTAATGCGAATGCACTTGGATATTTTTACAAGTGATCATACTCATTATTGTGGACATAAATCAAAACTGAGATACTTTGAAAACCCTAACCTTAGCATCAAAACGTTGTTTTCATTGTTGCAAAACTACTATCATGAAAACAATAATGAAGTCCTGCGACTTTGTTACGTGAAATACTTCAAAATGTTCAAAGAACATTTCCGTTACGGATTTCAAAGGCCCAAAACAGACTTATGCGACTTTTGCGCTGAATTTAAAGAAAAGCTTGAACGAGACCCAAATGACCCGTGTAAAGTGCATTTACAAGTACATGAGCGAAAATTTAAACGGCGAAAACAGTTGAAAGATGAATACATCTCAAATGCAAAGCTAGCCCAAACGAAACCCCAGATCACCTCGTTTTAGAGTTTGACTACGGACAGAATTACCCAATTCCTCGCCTTAAGGTAAACTCTCAGTTTTACAAGAGAATGCTTAGGCTTTATATGTTTACTGTGCATGTTTACAATGACGACTCATCCTACTTCTATTGTCATATGGAAACCCATTCCATTAAGAATGGAAACTCAGTAGTTTTTTTCTTGTATGATTGCTTGAAGAAAACTCTCgagaaattttctaaaattacaatgATTGTCCTACTTAGTCATGCCACAGGTGGCAAAACCGAAATACAACAATGACTAAGTTTTGCAACTGGTTTGCTAAGGTTCATAAAGTAGAAATCGTAGCTCTGTATCCTGTTCGTGGCCACTCGTTTAGTCAGTGCGATCGAAATTACTGGTTAGGAATAAAGTAAAAGGTGTGGAAAGAATCGGCTCAGCTAAACCTTGGTTAGAAGCGATAGTCACTTTGTCGGCATATTCACTAACAATGAATGAGTGACACGTGTAAACAATCAATGAAGAGTGACAAACAACTGGAATGACGAGACATACCTGAGTGTTCCGCTGGATCGTAATTGTATTGCCGTACCCACTCCCTGACAACATGTCCTAGACATGACTCTGAGCAGCGGAACAATATTAGTCTAACAATGAATGAGTGACACGTGTAATAAATGAATGACGAGTGACAAGCAACTGGAATGACGAGACATATCTGTGTGTGCCGCTGGATCACAATTATAATGCCGTGGCACTCCATGACAAGGTCTCCTAGACAGCACTCTCCGCAACGTGACATTAATATTCTAAGTAGAATGTGTACATATGTTTAcgtctttataaaataaagagttcTTAGGTGAACCAACGCTGGTTATAAAACGAATATgcacatttataattaatttggatttgatttataaaaatacctaatcagtatttaattttaaataaggaaatttGTTTCATAGGTTTTCTTTATACCAACTAGTATAAAGTTCATTACTGGATGATAAAAATGATAACAAGATTAAGTACTTTTGTATTGTTGGGTGTTACAACAACAGAAACGCGACATTTAGAGAACTGGTGTCTTTTCTTTTTTATGAGATATAATATAAGTTAAGTATGCAAGAAATTAAGCGATTCAAGcacataattaatacaatttctttaatCCGGCATATGGTATGCTGTACACTATAAActgtcaattatttttaaatgtttctagtTGCTTAGTTGTAAGTGTATttctattaattgtaattttagtttttgggTTATCAATATCGGTGGTATTTACAACAACAAATCACTTGATCTACTTTCCCGCTTGATATTTGTCATAATCATAATGCACAATGTAGTGCAACCTCAATGCAAAAGACGGATATGCACTGTATCAGATGACTGCTTGTTTCTGTCACTCCTGATTGTATTTGGACTAAATTTAACTTGGGATTACTTTAAATcatggaatatttaaaattaatatttatttttatttttacccataCTTTTTCTTCTGAATATAGTCTTGCACGTGGTAgtgacatattaaaattttgatctgATGTGTCTAACAAAGAAATGTAAAACTTCCCATTAAATCTCTAATCTTAACGACTGTTGAGGGACTTGAATGTTTAACATATTCTGCCGTAACACTAAAAATATGTTGCAATTCAGATTCCACTCTGTATTGTTTTATGGCAACGCAATATTGTAGGAGAGCACATTATTTACTGTCAGACAACCACGGTTGCAGTGGTTGACGGGATGATCAGCTGATCAGCTGTCAGATCCTGCATTTGACTGCTACTGGTCAGCTGTGTCATCAAGTCAGACCACTTCACTGGCGCTGTTTGGTATTTGGTCTGGTCTACGGTATGTCTGTGTACAGCCATTGTCAGGGGGGGGAGGGTGGCCAGGTGGTGTGTAATGCATTGATTGATCAATAAACTAACTACAATAGCTGTTCAGTAACTGCTTAATAGCGCGCGCGCTTACACACCCGCAGTCACACAAACACAAACCATTGTATATGTGGAATCTATACCTCAATTTCCTGACTAATTATGGTTTCGCTAGGCCTTACTTAAGTTTTCACTTCATTTTCCCCCTATTTCCCAAAGGGTATCATCTAATCAGGGATTTTCTGACCAGATCATTAAACGTTAAGTTTTTCAATCCtttctcaatttaatttaaacaaaaaataatttattcaagactaatttaaaatattgaacactttttcaataaaatacaaaatgtaaatgggaACCTACATAGTTGAAATATTCAAGGATTTTGAATGTTTGCCATCTTTATTTGTTACAAGAAGTATAACACTAAGTTTATAGgattgaaattttcttaaaatgtggAAAAGTAGTGGTAGTACATTAATTCAACTTTATTATTGGTGTTTACCTTAAtaagaggatagatttaaatcTTCGAGATATAGCCCTATGCTTTTTGTATAAttcaaaaatgaagaaaattcgaaatcctactatcctttcaaaccatcgataacaaattttaaacaaggaATATTATAGTGGTTTATTGGATTTGTACGTTTTTAACGTAAAACCCGTTATTTGACATTCATAAGACTCAACCTAACTAAATCATTTTTACTCTAACTCCATATGAGGTGTAATTAAAACATCAGAATTCTCCTTAAAATGATCAGGGCGAAGTGTGAAAAAAGAAGAATTATGGCGGAGTGAACAGGAAAGGGATTTTTATATACGTCAGTTTTTGGATtttccacaggaagagaattgcAACGAAGCCCAAATAGTTCAGAAAggaaaatatattctataaactaaagcagcaatttaaaacaatttaaaaaacggtGTGATTCATTCAACCAACACAAAAACTAATATTAGATTATATAGTTACaccatttaatataaaaatcagagattcattgtatgtaataaaatacaattaatgaatCTTTGGTCCTAGTAATGAggggattttataaatatttattttataactggtGTATTAAAGTGGAGAAACTTTTATCAGACTTTTACAGGCAAATGTATATATCTAATCTAGGTAATGGAGGTAATGGATACCTcaccattaaaaatataaattatgttaataattattaaatgagttTTGTTTGGAAAACATTTAAGTAAGCGCTATCACTTACTTCAAGGAAACGTTACAATTTTTCATACGACAGGACATTTTTTTACTAACCATATCAAAATATATGTGCAGTACTAATTCATTCTCCTTTGGAAATTGTTTGCTGCATAGAATTATGAACTTAGTTATACCATAAAAATAGTGTCTTAATGTTGGGTGTGtatgtaaaataactattttaactgTCATATTCTAACAATCTTTCCACTAACACTTGAAATAAATTGACAAACTTTTGATGTATGTAATACAACACATTAAGACAAGTTAAATGTTCTGTTTATTGCTTCaggaaataaattagaaaattccATCTAATGTGTTTTCTAGTGAATCATTTTTGTcttactttttcattaaaaataatggtctAAAATCAGAGTAATAAAAATCTTGATAAATTATTGCTATATAGAGTACATATTAAACGCACTCTCATACATCCTTTAACCAAATTATCACTGACCATTAATGAGTGGTGAAAGAACATTTTCATTTCGCTCTTTAATACTAAACTTTTAAGGTAAATCCATATTTTGcaatcgtttaaaaaattttcttgttttgtccattatcattattttttgttgttgttgtgttgctttgttgtttgttgtagtttttttcttgttttgttttttgagcTTATTCTTCCTGTAATTATTACATGACTGATACATTTATGTTTGCTAGTTTTCATGTTTTACAATActtgtttaaaaaagtatttgttttattttaaatatttttcgaatttAATGGAAATCTATAATGATGCAATGTGGAAAAGGAatctttattttaactaattaataatggTGTATACATAGATAGATATGAAATTACTCAAATGAACTAATTTTCAGAACTACTCATAAGGGTGGAATACAACAAATCTggttttaacatttcaaacattaaCAGTGACAAAAATTATATTCCCCTCATTAAGgaagaaaacattattaaaaatattttttgaggtTGTGTCAGAGTGATGTCACTCTGCCTGCCTCGTCTCTCTCCTTCTGATAGGTTAGCACCTTGTCATCGAAGAATCCGGCAAAATGCAATTTCTTTTCTTGCAGGAGTCCTCTAGCTAGATCCTGCAGAACCTGCTGTTATGATTATATTATCATCTGACTAGTCTTAACAACAGGTGCTGCAGGATCACAACTAGTCATGAAGACGGTACCGTGCTAGAGTATTACGTCCCCTTCTTGCTTTTACGGCTTATcccatttttcatttattttccgAGATACGAATGGACGATCAATATAGTATAAACGTGTCCCATCAAGGAAAGCCTCAGACGTTCTGCGAACTAAACAGGCTCGATTTTATGTAATGTTTAAGGCTTTGGCGATGCGGTTCAAGATAGCATACACATCCTTCTCAGACTTTCTTGAGAATTTCTGGATTGGCGCACAGTGAGTGATACTTATAGATGTGTCTCCTTATCGTGATAATCTTCGTCCAGTTGTTCGCTTTCTCGCTGATGGTGCTGACCTTGGATTTTAGCCAGTTCTGTTGTTCCTCCACATTTTGCCGTTTCAGGTGTGCACGCCAGCAAATTGAGTCTTTGATGTTTCAGAGTTTCGTCGATGTTCGAAGTGACTTCAGACTCTATGGACTAGAGCATCCATGCTTGTTGCTCCAAAGAGACGTTGTGTCACCTCGACACACATCGCACCTCCAggacttaaattttattttagtacaatttttgtGTAGCAGAAAGCACACATCTGAATGAAAGTATTGTTTACATTCCACACAACTCACCACCAACTTTGCACCAACGAGGTTTACACTGCGCTTCACACACCTCTTCCGTCATTTGAATAacgcaattaattttatttgctataaaagtaaatatataataatgataaatcaggtaaattacaaaataattcgtAATATTTATGGCGGCAGAAATAAATGAAGCAGACTGACAGGGTAGGCTACGATGTGCAGTTAGATAACGTCGGGCGCTATACGTAATACGTGTTAATCGTCAGATAACAACGGAAATTGTGTAGAAAGACAAGAGCTATAAAACCACAAAGATTATATCTAATTCACATTATGAGAAAAGTGACCTCAAAGATGGATCGGTACGTGAAGGTCAAGT
Proteins encoded in this region:
- the LOC124363936 gene encoding uncharacterized protein LOC124363936 — encoded protein: MIRFFYAYLLMPLMIPPPSLLFPVPITNEKIEKVVEPEPVYVSREELEDRPTLPRSRHKRDEPEELIEGDQQEALSADAMETIRKINPLTIANQVSELFHKNDPKNNPSEKSSSRVDLNTLGNEEEAYNPIRDADPQAVANFAVQPETEELNRNPSPLYVQQEPPKIVNKPRPNEFGYSVIVLAGDPVNLPIKVLSKGMQEDQDTPGKEDLEDKSEEKANCYKNPEEGSIPKEKTFEEEMRVPKQYNVKTEFPVYDEDFSFIPDPFQGILDENYLKEHGTQSDFTLQKEEIQRFQPHAVYVRSNEAQDQKEARGSDSQCGSWKNNMTAAVTR